Proteins encoded by one window of Heliangelus exortis chromosome 5, bHelExo1.hap1, whole genome shotgun sequence:
- the ZC2HC1C gene encoding zinc finger C2HC domain-containing protein 1C, producing the protein MALLPPVNSEVAATKRVPSSELKHQKNGVQHKLVPHKQESLKDLCAQKSPRYLYSVSPESGQHNFSHGDFCPSGLQSKFLPCQTKDLSAKPVARCKEGVDRAYPLKPIFHESVSVPVVNTAQLRSSPYMEEAPNRTNSRPSYPFPSKGRPLAGQSQLPAELSPWKAEPKQSLPHLYRSKRACILQLEAEGEHLEREIKKKEALLREKLMRAEEELRRIQREKELIEEEERRDREAKRAPEKKAMRHPEEKTLQVAVRQGDSAGVFREAEYAETTIHKPGTTLHTQELAVGKLKKQQLVASNSKIQDHVHLASRSELDLRHSLSPSAPSDQDSGHDPPTENLYMRATDAVEPEGLGQCSFCGRKFLCTRLEKHMSICGKSQGSKRKVYDSKKARIRGTELEPYQQQKSSQAPQDEAPKKNNWRQKHKALIETLHQAQKVQQFLSKGGNVYDLPPVPPAENPDYVPCPYCKRRFAPLTAERHIPKCKNIKNRPTPPPQWRR; encoded by the exons ATGGCTTTGCTTCCACCAGTGAATTCTGAGGTAGCAGCTACTAAGCGTGTTCCCAGTTCCGAGCTGAAACACCAGAAGAATGGCGTTCAGCATAAACTCGTACCTCACAAACAGGAAAGCTTAAAGGATCTCTGTGCCCAAAAGAGCCCGAGATATTTGTACTCTGTTTCTCCAGAAAGTGGTCAACACAACTTCAGTCATGGAGACTTCTGTCCATCTGGATTGCAGAGCAAGTTTCTCCCCTGTCAGACCAAGGATCTGTCAGCTAAACCAGTGGCCAGATGTAAAGAAGGAGTGGACCGTGCATATCCCCTGAAACCAATTTTTCATGAGAGTGTGAGTGTTCCAGTGGTCAACACAGCACAACTCAGAAGTTCCCCATACATGGAGGAAGCTCCAAATCGTACAAATAGCAGGCCTAGCTATCCCTTCCCTAGCAAAGGGAGGCCTTTAGCAGGGCAGTCTCAGCTACCTGCAGAGCTCTCTCCTTGGAAAGCAGAGCCTAAACAGTCACTCCCCCATCTGTACAGGAGCAAGAGGGCCTGCATTCTACAGTtggaggcagagggggagcacctggaaagggaaattaaaaagaaagaggctCTCCTCAGAGAGAAGCTGATGAGAGCAGAAGAGGAGCTTAGGAGGATTCAAAGAGAGAAGGAGCTTATcgaggaagaagagagaagagacagagaagcaaAGAGAGCCCCCGAGAAAAAGGCCATGAGGCATCCCGAAGAAAAAACTCTTCAAGTTGCAGTCAGGCAAGGTGACAGTGCAGGGGTCTTCAGGGAGGCAGAGTATGCAGAGACGACTATCCACAAGCCTGGCACTACCCTCCACACCCAAGAGCTGGCTGTAGGAAAActcaagaagcagcagctggtggccagcaacagcaaaattcaGGACCATGTGCATTTAGCCTCACGTTCAGAGCTTGACCTAAGACACAGcctttctccctctgccccctcAGACCAAGATTCTGGTCATGACCCACCCACAGAGAACCTGTATATGCGAGCCACGGATGCTGTGGAGCCAGAGGGGCTCGGACAATGCAGCTTCTGTGGACGTAAGTTTCTCTGCACCAGGCTTGAAAAGCACATGAGTATCTGTGGCAAGAGTCAAGGGTCCAAGAGAAAAGTGTATGACTCCAAAAAGGCCAGAATTAGGGGCACAGAACTGGAACCGtatcagcagcagaagagctCACAGGCTCCTCAG GATGAAGCACCCAAAAAGAACAACTGGAGACAGAAGCACAAGGCTTTAATCGAGACCTTGCACCAGGCCCAGAAGGTGCAGCAATTCCTCTCCAAGGGTGGGAATGTGTATGATCTGCCCCCAGTGCCTCCCGCTGAAAACCCAGACTACGTTCCCTGTCCCTACTGCAAACGCCGATTTGCTCCCCTAACAGCTGAGAGACACATCCCCAAATGCAAAAACATCAAGAATAGGCCCACACCCCCACCACAATGGAGGCGCTAA
- the ACYP1 gene encoding acylphosphatase-1: MAEGEELISVNYEVSGKVQGVFFRKYTQAEAKKLGLVGWVQNTSHGTVQGQIQGPTVRVRELQEWLRKVGSPQSRISQAEFSNEKKITALEHKDFQIVK, translated from the exons ATGGCGGAGGGCGAGGAGTTGATCTCCGTGAATTACGAGGTGTCCGGCAAAGTGCAGGGCGTTTTCTTCCGCAAGTACACCCAG GCAGAGGCTAAGAAGCTGGGGCTCGTTGGTTGGGTCCAAAATACCAGCCACGGTACCGTGCAAGGGCAAATCCAGGGTCCTACTGTCAGAGTACGGGAGCTGCAGGAGTGGCTCAGGAAGGTGGGAAGCCCCCAGTCCCGCATCAGCCAAGCCGAGTTCAGCAATGAGAAGAAGATCACAGCGCTGGAGCACAAGGACTTCCAGATTGTGAAGTAG